GGTGGCCTTGTGCTTTTTCAACAGTCTCGTGATTTTCTCGTCGTCTGAATTTGGGTCCAGTGGTTTGTTGTACTCGTCGTCCTCCTCGTTATCCGAGCTCTCCTTCATTTTCTCTGTCTCCGAGTCGTGCTTCTTCTTGGCCGAGGCCATTTCTGCTGCGTGTTTCTTCCGCCATTTGGTTCTTCTGTTCTGAAACCAGACCTGTTGAGGAGGGAAAGCGCACAGATGCTCAACAGGTGCAGAGacagacaataataataataataataataataataataataataataataataataataaaagcaaaaataacAGTGGATGTCAAGTAATAATATCTAGCCCTGTGAAAATGAGCAGCCTTTACCTTGACTTGGCTCTCGGTCATTCCTAAGGAGTAGGCCAGGCGCGCTCTCTCGGGTCCGGCCAGGTATTTTGTCTGCTCGAAGGTTTTTTCCAGTGCAAAAATCTGCTGTCCTGAAAAAGTCGGCCTGGAGTGTTTCTTCTTGCCGTCCTTGTCCACCATCATGCTAGCCTGAGCTGAAAAACAGAGGGCACGGTTACTTATAAATATAACAGACAATAAATACCAATACAGAAGGATAACGAGCCTGGGATCAACTTTAAATGTGGCATGTTCTGTTTTCTGGAAACCTTCCACAGTCTGATCAGCTCAGACGTGTTTCGGGGCttcctctctgacagaggtcTCGGGGTCGTGTTGATGGGCCTGCGgctgtttctgttgtgtttgtgcattttataATGTCTAAAATCAAGCCGTGACCCTCAGGAACACTCTGCACCCTCACACTCACGCCCTGGCTGTCCTAAACTCACACTATCCCATgaaatgcgcacacacacacacacacacacacagaggacttaCTTGGACACGGAACGCGTGGGTCCCTCCACGGAGATCCCTGCATCACGCCTGGCCAGAAAATGGGCGCCCTGCCCGGTAGCTCAGCCAGGGGCTTCGGGTACCGTGACATCGCCGGGCTGAAGTACATCCCCGCCGCCGCAGCGGCCGCGGTGGTCGCCAGGCCGTTTATCCGGGGGAATCCAGACAGCAGCTGTCCGGCAGTGGTGACGGGTCTCCCCAGAATGTCGCTTATTCCGTGCGGGGTGGCCCCGGCGATCTGGGAgttgaggctggagagagaaggCGCCTTGAAGCCCGCCGGGCTCTGCTGCAGCGCGTACGGGAACAGGGAAGTCTTCATCTCGGTCATATTGTGCAACGCCGCCAGCGGGGTGCTGCCCAGAACGAAAGCACTCTGCCGGTTAGCCTCCATCTGCCCGACCGCTAACATTTGTGAGCATGAACCGCCAAACTCGCCTGGATAAGAAAAAACCTGCAAACAAACTAGTGAGAGTTCCGGAAGGCGCAGAGCGGACTGCCGGGCCACCTCTGCCGCCTCTGCCGCCGGTATCCTGGCTGCGGACGGAGACTCTGCAGATGTTGGAAAACTtgaggggggaaagaaaagcGAACTCTCTCGGGAAGTGGAGGGCTCGGCGAGAAGCCCACGGAACCAACGCGTCTccgctgtgtttgttttggtcgCTCAGCTGGGAGGAGGCAGCGTGCGGCCGGCGCGGGACCCCTCGGACGGGCTGGTGATGGTTTCAGTGGTTCTGATGGGAACCATAAAGAGCGCCGGACACGTCTTTCCATAAATTGAGTCGCTCTATGCTGAAGAGTGAAGCGGGACTCACTGATAACAGCGCAGCCACCTGCACGCGCGCTATTCCCATTGGGCAAAGGCTGAGGGAGACGGGCCTCCTGATTGGAGGAGCCGGAAACTCCAAAGGCGGCTTTGCTTGGACGGATGCTGCGTTGACGTGCTGTCGGAAATAGGAGTAGTCATCTCAAAAAATTCTCATAACTGATGATCACTGTGTTGatctttttttctgagtgtttgATAAATCTAAGAAAAAGCACACAGGCGAGCAGAAAACATTTGTTCCGATTATTGATTAGTTTGGaacatttgtatattttttatacTATAACTTGAATTAAAACGCAGACTTGTTAGTGCCCGTTTTCTGCATCGTTTAAGTTATTTCAACGCTGTGTTTATGATGGAAAGCGTGTTGTCGGAGGAGTCCGTGAACGCACCAGGAGGGTCACTCTATTAAGATCTTTAGCGGCGCTGTTAATGATGCGTCCCGCACTGTGGAAATCATTGTTTCCACGTATGACAGAGAGtatatacatttacattaaaagcTGTTCACGCGGAGTGGGTTCAACAGACGGAAGGAAACAAAAGATTCAtcgtggttttttttttagtgggtATGAggggacatttttttattttaaatctttatccataagaaaaaataaacttCCGTGATTTTCGTTAACATTTTGcacattataattattttaataattttctgtgcttgttttttttcatttcaccCACTTTTGATTGTCAGTAGATCCAGGTCATTAAACTCATCATCACATCATAGACCTGCGTGGTTTTTTTTATATGAGTGAGATAATCTGCTTTTTCCCCACACAAACTATGTTATTAcggtgaaagtgtgtgtgtgtgtgtgtgtgagagagagagagagagagagagagagagagagcaggccGCGCTCCAGTCATCACTCTGAGTGCTGTAATATTTTATGGAGATGTGAGACGGTTGTAAGAGTGAAATATGGCCCACGTTAGCATTTGAAAGGCTTCAGCAAATGCACCTTGCTGCCCATTTGCTCACCGGGGAAAAGATTGTGGATTTTAAAAGGTTTTCAACGCGAGGTGATTCACAATTTTGACTGTATTTCTTCAAGCTGAAGGGATGCAGTGCGCACGCTTTCTAATCCTGTAAATGGCCCTCTATTTCTAATTTATATCCGTATATTTCCCTCTGATTGTATACATTTCATTTTATCATCTTGTTTTAAggtctttgtaaaaaaaaaaaaagatcactcTGGGAtgctgggaggaaaaaaaataagtttttAAGGCAGTCCTGTCCTTAGGGTTTGTAAGATGGTGTCAGTGCGTTAAATGGAGCGGTGACTGGCTGACCTGCAGGGAGATCAATGCCGCAAAGATTGGCACTTTTTCCGGCTCATCTGCAGCCAAAGATGAGAGCTGCCAACCAGCCCGTCACAGCCGCAGCTTCACATAATGAAGGATTTGAATTTTTATCTCCTAAATTTGCAGGTAATTTAAAGTTTAAACCCTTTAAACCTAGATTTGTTACACACATGGACGCTGCCCTCAGTGACTGGAAGGGAGGCGGAAAGGATTTATTAAACCGATAAAATCCTATTTATTTCTATTCAATTaagcagcacacagagctgGTCCCAGcacacataataataacaacataatTCTTCTTTGAATTTCTAACgaaatgataat
This Parambassis ranga chromosome 15, fParRan2.1, whole genome shotgun sequence DNA region includes the following protein-coding sequences:
- the nkx6.2 gene encoding homeobox protein Nkx-6.2; translated protein: MLAVGQMEANRQSAFVLGSTPLAALHNMTEMKTSLFPYALQQSPAGFKAPSLSSLNSQIAGATPHGISDILGRPVTTAGQLLSGFPRINGLATTAAAAAAGMYFSPAMSRYPKPLAELPGRAPIFWPGVMQGSPWRDPRVPCPTQASMMVDKDGKKKHSRPTFSGQQIFALEKTFEQTKYLAGPERARLAYSLGMTESQVKVWFQNRRTKWRKKHAAEMASAKKKHDSETEKMKESSDNEEDDEYNKPLDPNSDDEKITRLLKKHKATNLALISPCSNSSDTL